The Coffea arabica cultivar ET-39 chromosome 8e, Coffea Arabica ET-39 HiFi, whole genome shotgun sequence genome window below encodes:
- the LOC113722512 gene encoding alpha N-terminal protein methyltransferase 1-like — MNFHPFRQLPSRPLNLQTPHSKFSYYYGSCRNLVGPRRLSKMNAGGLASNGRQFKNPDEMWREEVGDQSKKSEWYNKGVSYWQGVEATVDGVLGGYGHVNDADIKASEAFLNTLLAERFTDAGRGHHLVALDCGSGIGRVTKNLLIRYFNEVDLLEPVSHFLEAARGNLAPENLLVSDSYKAANFYCLPLQDFTPDAKRYDCIWIQWCIGHLADDDFVSFFKRAKGGLKPGGFFVLKENIARAGFVLDEEDKSVTRSDSYFKELFNQCGLHIWKMKDQKGFPDELFAVKMYALTTEIPKIVNPSKTRRQSKNRPGVIK, encoded by the exons ATGAATTTTCACCCATTTCGACAATTACCAAGCCGTCCTCTAAACCTCCAAACACCCCACTCCAAGTTTTCGTACTACTACGGCTCCTGCCGGAATTTAGTGGGCCCCAGACGCCTGAGTAAGATGAATGCTGGTGGGTTAGCCTCCAACGGCCGTCAATTCAAGAACCCAGATGAGATGTGGAGAGAAGAGGTTGGTGATCAATCCAAGAAGTCTGAGTGGTACAATAAAGGTGTTAGCTATTGGCAA GGTGTAGAGGCAACAGTGGATGGTGTGCTGGGCGGATATGGGCATGTGAATGATGCAGATATAAAGGCAAGCGAGGCATTTCTGAATACCCTTTTGGCTGAGAGGTTCACTGATGCTGGCAGAGGCCACCATCTTGTTGCTCTCG ATTGCGGGTCTGGCATTGGGAGGGTTACCAAGAATCTTCTTATAAGATACTTTAATGAG gtTGACCTTCTTGAACCAGTGTCGCATTTTCTGGAGGCTGCTCGAGGAAATTTAGCCCCAGAGAATTTACTGGTCTCAGACTCGTACAAGGCTGCCAATTTCTATTGCCTTCCACTTCAG GACTTCACTCCTGATGCAAAAAGATATGATTGCATATGGATTCAGTGGTGTATTGGGCATCTTGCAGATGATGACTTTGTATCATTCTTTAAGCGGGCAAAG GGGGGCCTCAAACCTGGTGGTTTCTTTGTTTTGAAGGAGAATATCGCTAGAGCTG GATTTGTGCTGGATGAAGAAGATAAGAGTGTTACACGATCTGATTCATACTTCAAGGAGCTGTTCAATCAATGTGGATTGCATATTTGGAAAATGAAG GATCAGAAAGGATTTCCTGATGAATTATTTGCTGTGAAGATGTATGCGTTAACAACTGAAATACCAAAGATAGTTAATCCATCCAAAACGAGAAGGCAGTCAAAAAACAGGCCTGGCGTGATCAAATGA